The Salvelinus namaycush isolate Seneca chromosome 16, SaNama_1.0, whole genome shotgun sequence genome has a segment encoding these proteins:
- the LOC120061192 gene encoding U1 small nuclear ribonucleoprotein C-like translates to MPKFYCDYCDTYLTHDSPSVRKTHCSGRKHKENVKDYYQKWMEEQAQSLIDKTTAAFQQGKMPPTPFPGAPPPGGAMIPPPNLHGPPRPGMLPTPQMGGPPMMPMMGGMGPPPPGMMGGPGMRPPMGGRMQMMPGHHMMRPPGHPMMMRPMMARPDR, encoded by the exons GTTTTATTGTGACTACTGTGATACTTACCTAACTCATGACTCG CCCTCTGTGAGGAAAACACACTGCAGTGGCCGCAAACACAAAGAAAATGTAAAAGACTATTACCAGAAATGGATGGAAGAACAAGCACAGAGCCTCATTGACAAAACAA CTGCTGCCTTCCAACAAGGGAAGATGCCCCCAACACCATTTCCAGGAGCCCCACCTCCAGGGGGTGCCATGATCCCTCCACCAAACCTCC ATGGCCCACCACGTCCAGGGATGCTACCAACACCCCAGATGGGTGGTCCTCCAATGATGCCCATGATGGGTGGAATGGGACCACCCCCACCTGGAATGATGGGTGGTCCAG GTATGCGACCTCCAATGGGTGGCCGAATGCAGATGATGCCTGGACATCACATGATGCGACCTCCCGGTCATCCAATGATGATGCGGCCAATGATGGCACGGCCAGACCGATAA